A genomic window from Camelus ferus isolate YT-003-E chromosome X, BCGSAC_Cfer_1.0, whole genome shotgun sequence includes:
- the LOC102511866 gene encoding 60S ribosomal protein L31 translates to MAPAKKAGEKKKGWSAINEVVTREYTINIHKRIHGVGFKKCAPRALREIRKFAMKGMRTPDVLIDTRLNKAVWAKPIRNVPYHTRVRLSRKRNEDEDSPNKLYTLVTYVPVTTFKNLQTVNVDEN, encoded by the coding sequence ATGGCTCCCGCAAAGAAGGCTGGTGAGAAGAAGAAGGGCTGGTCCGCCATCAATGAGGTGGTGACCAGAGAATACACTATCAACATTCACAAGCGCATCCATGGAGTGGGTTTCAAGAAGTGTGCGCCTCGGGCACTCAGAGAAATCCGGAAATTTGCCATGAAGGGGATGAGAACTCCAGATGTGCTCATTGATACCAGGCTCAACAAAGCTGTCTGGGCCAAACCAATAAGGAACGTCCCATACCATACCCGTGTGCGATTGTCCAGAAAACGGAATGAGGATGAAGATTCACCAAACAAGCTCTATACATTGGTTACCTATGTACCTGTCACCACTTTCAAAAATCTACAGACAGTTAATGTGGATGAGAACTAA